In [Clostridium] cellulosi, one genomic interval encodes:
- a CDS encoding RNA polymerase sigma 28 subunit FliA/WhiG (High confidence in function and specificity) yields the protein MQTLLDEATVVNLWKSYKESQDIELRNKIVILYSGLVKSIARRAASVSGNYVDIDDLVSFGMIGLIKAVEKFDPEKGVTFETYATYRVRGEIIDYMRRNDWVPRGVRKRAQAIEKAAEEFKSETGREPTEEELSIKLGVKKSDIAQAMSECERINLISFEEVLQDASIKERNFISEDTPEMSLAKSELIEVLAEAIEELPERERLVITLYYYEELTLKEISSIMGVSESRVSQLHTRAVKKLKAALSKY from the coding sequence ATGCAGACCCTACTTGACGAAGCGACGGTCGTAAACCTGTGGAAAAGCTATAAGGAAAGCCAGGATATTGAGCTAAGGAACAAAATAGTCATTCTCTACTCTGGGCTCGTCAAATCCATAGCAAGGCGTGCCGCGTCTGTCAGCGGAAACTATGTAGACATCGACGACCTTGTGAGCTTTGGAATGATAGGCCTTATAAAAGCGGTAGAAAAATTTGATCCTGAAAAGGGCGTCACCTTTGAAACTTATGCCACATATCGTGTCAGAGGCGAAATAATCGACTATATGCGGAGAAACGACTGGGTTCCCCGCGGGGTACGCAAAAGAGCTCAAGCTATTGAAAAAGCAGCCGAGGAATTCAAAAGTGAAACAGGTCGTGAACCAACAGAAGAAGAGCTTTCAATAAAGCTTGGAGTCAAAAAAAGCGACATAGCCCAAGCTATGAGTGAATGTGAGAGAATAAATCTTATTTCATTCGAAGAAGTATTGCAGGACGCTTCAATAAAAGAAAGGAATTTTATTTCGGAGGATACTCCGGAAATGTCCCTTGCAAAAAGTGAACTTATCGAGGTTTTGGCAGAAGCGATAGAAGAATTGCCAGAAAGGGAACGGCTTGTCATAACCCTTTATTATTACGAGGAACTGACGCTTAAAGAGATAAGCTCCATTATGGGGGTCAGCGAATCGCGGGTGTCACAGCTTCACACTCGGGCGGTCAAAAAGTTAAAAGCCGCGCTGTCGAAATATTAA
- a CDS encoding flagellar hook-basal body protein (High confidence in function and specificity), with the protein MLRGIYNAAAGMITQYKKIDILGNNTANVNTAGYKESNVTLSEFGQELARRTTDNVNVGELSLCVTLDRETTNLAQGALENTGIPTDLAVDGDGFFAVRAPGGGDVKYTRSGNFSVDAQGFLALPTGDRLLGQNGQAIYVGGSNFTVDTDGTVRLPNGPVGRITLYTSDNAQNINKRRDGFFNIDGAVVANGMIRQGWLEKSNTDTINNIVEMMAATRAFQGCQKAYQIDAQTLDKLVTQVGSLK; encoded by the coding sequence ATGCTCAGGGGAATATATAATGCTGCTGCAGGAATGATTACGCAGTATAAAAAGATTGATATACTGGGCAACAATACGGCAAATGTCAATACTGCCGGTTATAAAGAAAGCAATGTCACCCTTTCCGAATTCGGCCAGGAGCTTGCAAGGCGTACAACTGATAACGTAAATGTCGGTGAATTGTCGCTCTGCGTGACCCTTGACAGGGAAACAACGAATCTCGCACAGGGTGCACTTGAAAATACAGGAATTCCTACGGATTTGGCCGTAGACGGTGACGGATTTTTTGCTGTTCGGGCACCGGGCGGCGGAGATGTGAAATACACACGCAGCGGTAATTTCAGCGTTGATGCGCAGGGATTTTTGGCACTGCCAACCGGCGACAGGCTGTTGGGTCAAAACGGACAAGCTATCTATGTCGGCGGCAGCAACTTCACAGTTGATACCGACGGCACAGTCAGGCTCCCGAACGGCCCGGTCGGCAGGATTACTTTATATACATCAGACAATGCGCAGAATATAAACAAGAGAAGAGACGGATTTTTCAATATTGACGGCGCAGTAGTTGCGAACGGCATGATAAGACAGGGCTGGCTTGAGAAGTCCAACACAGATACAATCAACAATATTGTGGAAATGATGGCTGCAACAAGGGCGTTTCAGGGGTGCCAGAAGGCATATCAAATTGATGCCCAGACTCTTGATAAGCTTGTAACGCAGGTAGGTTCATTGAAATGA
- a CDS encoding flagellar hook-basal body protein (High confidence in function and specificity), with protein MIQAFYSGTAGLSAHQNSLDVISNNVANVNTNGYKTKKQDFGSLLYASEVRPETRNSDNLLAGAGASLNSVKTDMSHGNIDITEGNTDFYIEGDGFFAVRDNAGNTYYTKDGGFQAVNTGNGMILGTQDGLAVLDRYGNTIPVTEEGPQAMPGVYAFTNAPGLLSAGQNLFIANNVSGPAVATDELPRQGIVERSNVNLANEMVNLIVSQRGYQLNANVVTTADQIEQMINDLNA; from the coding sequence ATGATTCAGGCATTTTATAGCGGAACTGCCGGGCTTTCGGCGCACCAGAATTCTCTTGATGTAATCTCCAACAATGTGGCGAATGTAAATACAAATGGATATAAAACAAAAAAGCAGGATTTCGGCAGCCTTTTATATGCGTCTGAGGTAAGGCCAGAAACGCGTAATTCTGATAATCTGCTTGCGGGCGCAGGCGCGAGTTTAAACAGTGTAAAAACAGATATGTCCCATGGCAATATTGATATAACCGAGGGCAATACTGATTTTTACATAGAGGGCGATGGATTTTTCGCTGTCCGCGATAATGCCGGCAATACTTATTATACTAAGGACGGCGGTTTTCAAGCCGTCAATACCGGCAACGGAATGATTCTTGGAACACAGGATGGTCTTGCGGTTCTTGACAGATACGGGAATACCATCCCTGTCACTGAAGAAGGGCCTCAAGCGATGCCGGGTGTCTATGCATTTACAAATGCTCCGGGACTTCTTTCCGCAGGGCAAAACCTGTTTATAGCGAACAACGTATCGGGTCCGGCTGTGGCAACTGATGAATTGCCAAGGCAGGGCATTGTGGAGCGTTCAAATGTCAACTTGGCGAATGAGATGGTGAATTTGATAGTATCCCAAAGGGGATACCAGTTAAATGCCAACGTTGTTACAACAGCCGATCAAATTGAACAGATGATAAATGACCTTAACGCATAA
- a CDS encoding hypothetical protein (Family membership) translates to MAAWEGQLAQIIEKEISLLDEIYECSREKTSMLAKGDVEGISKIVDREQTLSLLMQTAEKKRLALLRENRAAGKTLRQICSEADGEYKDVLESQLETLTKAVEQLKKSNDLNNELTKSRLEFYGKLRSLYSQSAYGYTKEIEKNSPEGSGIIDRSV, encoded by the coding sequence TTGGCAGCATGGGAAGGCCAGTTGGCACAGATAATTGAAAAGGAAATTTCGCTGCTTGACGAGATTTATGAGTGCTCAAGAGAAAAGACCAGCATGTTGGCGAAGGGCGATGTTGAAGGAATCAGCAAGATTGTTGACAGAGAACAGACATTGTCTCTTTTAATGCAGACTGCCGAGAAAAAAAGGCTTGCACTATTGAGAGAAAATAGGGCGGCTGGCAAAACCCTGAGACAAATCTGCAGCGAGGCCGACGGCGAATATAAAGACGTGCTGGAGTCACAGCTTGAAACGCTTACAAAGGCTGTCGAACAGCTTAAGAAATCAAATGATTTAAATAATGAACTAACAAAATCAAGACTTGAGTTTTATGGGAAACTGCGTAGCTTGTATTCACAGTCCGCATACGGCTACACCAAAGAAATAGAGAAAAATTCACCGGAAGGTTCCGGGATAATTGATAGATCTGTATAA